From one Callithrix jacchus isolate 240 chromosome 2, calJac240_pri, whole genome shotgun sequence genomic stretch:
- the SUN1 gene encoding SUN domain-containing protein 1 isoform X6 gives MDFSRLHMYSPPQCVPENTGYTYALSSSYSSDALDFETEHKLDPVFDSPRMSRRSLRLAATAGTPGDGRAASADGCANNIISLKNRAAKTAKQCRTANKSAFSINHVSREVTSSGVSHSSTASLQDTVTRRPPVLDESWIREQTTVDHFWGLDDDGDLKGGNKAAIQGNGDLAAAATAHNGYTCSECSMLSERKDALTAHPVARGPLSRVYSRGRNQKRGASLYMNRILWLARYTASSFSSFLVQLFQVVLMKLNYESEFYKLKSYESKDCDSESYKSKSHESKAHASYCGRVNVRESLREDGHLSVNGEALCDDCKGKTHLDAHTAAHLQSPRPSRQAGILRHIWACAGKAASGVFWWLGIGWYQFVTLISWLNVFLLTRCLRNICKFLVFLIPLFLLLGLSLRGQDDFFSFLPVWNWVSLHRTQQVDDPKDILKPATSHLNQPLQGDSEAFPWHWMRGVEQQVASLSGQCHHHGENLRELTAMLQKLQAQVDQMDNGAAGLSASVRDAVGQHLRETDVVAFHQEHEVRISHLEDILEKLREKSEAIQKELEQTKQKTVRSSAVGEHLQLELDQLKSELSSWRHVRTGCETVDAVRERVDVQVREMVKLLFSEDEQGGSLEQLLQRFSSQFVSKADLHMLLRDLELQILRNVTHHISVTKHTPTSEAVVSAVSEAGMSGITEAQARAIVNNALKLYSQDKTGMVDFALESGGGSILSTRCSETYETKTALMSLFGIPLWYFSQSPRVVIQPDIYPGNCWAFKGSQGYLVVRLSMMIYPAAFTLEHIPKTLSPTGNISSAPKDFAVYGLENEYQEEGQLLGQFTYDQDGESLQMFQALKRPDDTAFQIVELRIFSNWGHPEYTCLYRFRVHGKPVK, from the exons TTCCAGTTATTCTTCGGATGCTCTGGATTTTGAGACCGAGCACAAATTGGACCCTGTATTTGATTCTCCACGGATGTCCCGCCGTAGTTTGCGCCTGGCTGCGACTGCAGGCACCCCGGGGGATGGCCGGGCTGCGAGTGCCGATGGCTGTGCCAACAACATCATCTCCCTAAAGAACAGAGCAGCCAA aacagCAAAACAGTGCAGAACTGCAAACAAATCAGCTTTTAGCATCAACCACGTGTCAAGGGAGGTCACATCCTCTGGCGTCAGCCACAGCAGCACTGCCAGCCTGCAGGACACTGTGACTCGACGGCCTCCCGTACTGGACGAGTCTTGGATTCGTGAGCAGACCACAGTGGACCACTTCTGGG gtcttgACGATGATGGTGATCTTAAAG GTGGAAATAAAGCTGCCATTCAGGGAAACGGAGACCTGGCAGCAGCCGCCACCGCACACAACGGTTACACCTGCAGCGAATGCAGCATGCTCTCCGAGCGCAAGGACGCGCTCACGGCACACCCCGTAGCCCGTGGGCCCTTGTCAAGAGTTTATTCTAGGGGCAGGAATCAAAAAC GCGGTGCATCTTTGTACATGAATAGGATTTTGTGGCTGGCCAGATACACTGCGTcatctttttcatcatttttagtTCAACTTTTTCAAGTTGTTTTAATGAAGCTCAATTATGAATCAGAATTTTACAAATTGAAAAGTTATGAATCAAAAGATTGTGACTCTGAAAGCTATAAGTCAAAAAGCCATGAATCAaaag CTCATGCCAGTTACTGTGGGAGAGTGAATGTGAGAGAGTCTCTCAGAGAGGATGGCCACCTCAGTGTAAATGGGGAAGCACTGT GCGATGACTGTAAGGGCAAGACGCACCTCGACGCACACACAGCCGCCCACCTGCAGTCGCCAAGGCCGTCCAGGCAGGCAGGGATCCTCCGGCACATCTGGGCATGCGCAG GGAAGGCAGCCTCTGGAGTGTTCTGGTGGCTGGGGATTGGATGGTACCAGTTTGTTACTTTGATTTCTTGGCTGAATGTGTTTCTTCTTACCAG GTGCCTTCGAAATATCTGCAAGTTTTTAGTCTTCCTCATCCCGCTCTTCCTTTTACTAG GTCTCTCCTTACGGGGCcaggatgattttttttcatttttgcctgtGTGGAACTGGGTAAGCCTGCATAGAACACAGCAGGTGGATGACCCCAAGGACATACTTAAACCTGCGACTTCTCACCTGAACCAGCCTCTACAG GGTGACAGTGAGGCTTTTCCGTGGCATTGGATGAGGGGCGTGGAGCAGCAGGTAGCCTCTCTGTCTGGACAGTGCCACCACCATGGCGAGAATCTCCGAGAGCTAACTGCCATGCTTCAGAAGCTGCAGGCTCAGGTGGACCAGATGGACAATGGTGCTGCCGGGCTGTCAGCATCAGTCAGAGACGCTGTGGGACAGCACCTAAGGGAG aCTGATGTTGTGGCTTTTCACCAAGAACATGAAGTGCGCATCTCACATTTGGAAGATATTCTGgaaaaactgagagaaaaatCTGAG gCCATCCAGAAGGAACTAGAACAGACCAAGCAAAAAACAGTCAG ATCCAGTGCAGTTGGTGAGCACCTCCAGCTAGAGCTGGATCAGCTGAAGTCAGAGCTGTCCAGCTGGCGACATGTGAGGACTGGCTGTGAGACAGTGGATGCCGTACGAGAAAGA GTGGATGTGCAAGTCAGAGAAATGGTGAAACTCCTGTTCTCTGAAGATGAGCAAGGCGGCTCtctggagcagctgctgcagAGGTTCTCTTCTCAGTTTGTGAGCAAAGCCGACTTGCACATGTTGCTGCGAGACCTGGAGTTGCAGATCCTGAGGAACGTCACCCACCACATTTCTGTGACAAAGCACACCCCTACCTCGGAAGCCGTGGTGTCCGCTGTGAGCGAGGCGGGAATGTCTGGAATAACAGAGGCG CAAGCACGTGCCATTGTGAACAACGCCTTGAAGCTGTATTCCCAAGATAAGACTGGGATGGTGGACTTTGCTCTGGAATCTGGCG GTGGCAGCATCTTGAGTACTCGCTGTTCTGAAACTTACGAAACCAAAACGGCGCTGATGAGTCTGTTTGGAATCCCCCTGTGGTACTTCTCTCAGTCCCCGCGCGTGGTCATCCAG cCTGACATTTACCCTGGTAACTGCTGGGCATTTAAAGGCTCCCAGGGGTACCTGGTAGTGAGGCTCTCCATGATGATCTACCCAGCCGCCTTCACTCTGGAGCACATCCCAAAGACACTGTCGCCAACAGGCAACATCAGCAGCGCCCCCAAGGACTTCGCTGTCTAT GGATTAGAAAATGAGTATCAGGAAGAAGGGCAGCTTCTGGGACAGTTCACCTATGATCAGGACGGCGAGTCGCTCCAGATGTTCCAGGCCCTG
- the SUN1 gene encoding SUN domain-containing protein 1 isoform X31: MDFSRLHMYSPPQCVPENTGYTYALSSSYSSDALDFETEHKLDPVFDSPRMSRRSLRLAATAGTPGDGRAASADGCANNIISLKNRAAKTAKQCRTANKSAFSINHVSREVTSSGVSHSSTASLQDTVTRRPPVLDESWIREQTTVDHFWGLDDDGDLKGGNKAAIQGNGDLAAAATAHNGYTCSECSMLSERKDALTAHPVARGPLSRVYSRGRNQKRYFLLQTLHRIGAAGRAVSRMVWSALWLAVIAPGKAASGVFWWLGIGWYQFVTLISWLNVFLLTRCLRNICKFLVFLIPLFLLLAGLSLRGQDDFFSFLPVWNWVSLHRTQQVDDPKDILKPATSHLNQPLQGDSEAFPWHWMRGVEQQVASLSGQCHHHGENLRELTAMLQKLQAQVDQMDNGAAGLSASVRDAVGQHLRETDVVAFHQEHEVRISHLEDILEKLREKSEAIQKELEQTKQKTVRSSAVGEHLQLELDQLKSELSSWRHVRTGCETVDAVRERVDVQVREMVKLLFSEDEQGGSLEQLLQRFSSQFVSKADLHMLLRDLELQILRNVTHHISVTKHTPTSEAVVSAVSEAGMSGITEAQARAIVNNALKLYSQDKTGMVDFALESGGGSILSTRCSETYETKTALMSLFGIPLWYFSQSPRVVIQPDIYPGNCWAFKGSQGYLVVRLSMMIYPAAFTLEHIPKTLSPTGNISSAPKDFAVYGLENEYQEEGQLLGQFTYDQDGESLQMFQALKRPDDTAFQIVELRIFSNWGHPEYTCLYRFRVHGKPVK, from the exons TTCCAGTTATTCTTCGGATGCTCTGGATTTTGAGACCGAGCACAAATTGGACCCTGTATTTGATTCTCCACGGATGTCCCGCCGTAGTTTGCGCCTGGCTGCGACTGCAGGCACCCCGGGGGATGGCCGGGCTGCGAGTGCCGATGGCTGTGCCAACAACATCATCTCCCTAAAGAACAGAGCAGCCAA aacagCAAAACAGTGCAGAACTGCAAACAAATCAGCTTTTAGCATCAACCACGTGTCAAGGGAGGTCACATCCTCTGGCGTCAGCCACAGCAGCACTGCCAGCCTGCAGGACACTGTGACTCGACGGCCTCCCGTACTGGACGAGTCTTGGATTCGTGAGCAGACCACAGTGGACCACTTCTGGG gtcttgACGATGATGGTGATCTTAAAG GTGGAAATAAAGCTGCCATTCAGGGAAACGGAGACCTGGCAGCAGCCGCCACCGCACACAACGGTTACACCTGCAGCGAATGCAGCATGCTCTCCGAGCGCAAGGACGCGCTCACGGCACACCCCGTAGCCCGTGGGCCCTTGTCAAGAGTTTATTCTAGGGGCAGGAATCAAAAAC GTTACTTCTTGCTGCAGACTCTTCACAGGATCGGAGCCGCGGGGCGGGCTGTGTCCAGGATGGTGTGGTCGGCCCTTTGGCTGGCTGTGATTGCTCCAG GGAAGGCAGCCTCTGGAGTGTTCTGGTGGCTGGGGATTGGATGGTACCAGTTTGTTACTTTGATTTCTTGGCTGAATGTGTTTCTTCTTACCAG GTGCCTTCGAAATATCTGCAAGTTTTTAGTCTTCCTCATCCCGCTCTTCCTTTTACTAG cAGGTCTCTCCTTACGGGGCcaggatgattttttttcatttttgcctgtGTGGAACTGGGTAAGCCTGCATAGAACACAGCAGGTGGATGACCCCAAGGACATACTTAAACCTGCGACTTCTCACCTGAACCAGCCTCTACAG GGTGACAGTGAGGCTTTTCCGTGGCATTGGATGAGGGGCGTGGAGCAGCAGGTAGCCTCTCTGTCTGGACAGTGCCACCACCATGGCGAGAATCTCCGAGAGCTAACTGCCATGCTTCAGAAGCTGCAGGCTCAGGTGGACCAGATGGACAATGGTGCTGCCGGGCTGTCAGCATCAGTCAGAGACGCTGTGGGACAGCACCTAAGGGAG aCTGATGTTGTGGCTTTTCACCAAGAACATGAAGTGCGCATCTCACATTTGGAAGATATTCTGgaaaaactgagagaaaaatCTGAG gCCATCCAGAAGGAACTAGAACAGACCAAGCAAAAAACAGTCAG ATCCAGTGCAGTTGGTGAGCACCTCCAGCTAGAGCTGGATCAGCTGAAGTCAGAGCTGTCCAGCTGGCGACATGTGAGGACTGGCTGTGAGACAGTGGATGCCGTACGAGAAAGA GTGGATGTGCAAGTCAGAGAAATGGTGAAACTCCTGTTCTCTGAAGATGAGCAAGGCGGCTCtctggagcagctgctgcagAGGTTCTCTTCTCAGTTTGTGAGCAAAGCCGACTTGCACATGTTGCTGCGAGACCTGGAGTTGCAGATCCTGAGGAACGTCACCCACCACATTTCTGTGACAAAGCACACCCCTACCTCGGAAGCCGTGGTGTCCGCTGTGAGCGAGGCGGGAATGTCTGGAATAACAGAGGCG CAAGCACGTGCCATTGTGAACAACGCCTTGAAGCTGTATTCCCAAGATAAGACTGGGATGGTGGACTTTGCTCTGGAATCTGGCG GTGGCAGCATCTTGAGTACTCGCTGTTCTGAAACTTACGAAACCAAAACGGCGCTGATGAGTCTGTTTGGAATCCCCCTGTGGTACTTCTCTCAGTCCCCGCGCGTGGTCATCCAG cCTGACATTTACCCTGGTAACTGCTGGGCATTTAAAGGCTCCCAGGGGTACCTGGTAGTGAGGCTCTCCATGATGATCTACCCAGCCGCCTTCACTCTGGAGCACATCCCAAAGACACTGTCGCCAACAGGCAACATCAGCAGCGCCCCCAAGGACTTCGCTGTCTAT GGATTAGAAAATGAGTATCAGGAAGAAGGGCAGCTTCTGGGACAGTTCACCTATGATCAGGACGGCGAGTCGCTCCAGATGTTCCAGGCCCTG
- the SUN1 gene encoding SUN domain-containing protein 1 isoform X32, which translates to MDFSRLHMYSPPQCVPENTGYTYALSSSYSSDALDFETEHKLDPVFDSPRMSRRSLRLAATAGTPGDGRAASADGCANNIISLKNRAAKTAKQCRTANKSAFSINHVSREVTSSGVSHSSTASLQDTVTRRPPVLDESWIREQTTVDHFWGLDDDGDLKGGNKAAIQGNGDLAAAATAHNGYTCSECSMLSERKDALTAHPVARGPLSRVYSRGRNQKRYFLLQTLHRIGAAGRAVSRMVWSALWLAVIAPGKAASGVFWWLGIGWYQFVTLISWLNVFLLTRCLRNICKFLVFLIPLFLLLGLSLRGQDDFFSFLPVWNWVSLHRTQQVDDPKDILKPATSHLNQPLQGDSEAFPWHWMRGVEQQVASLSGQCHHHGENLRELTAMLQKLQAQVDQMDNGAAGLSASVRDAVGQHLRETDVVAFHQEHEVRISHLEDILEKLREKSEAIQKELEQTKQKTVRSSAVGEHLQLELDQLKSELSSWRHVRTGCETVDAVRERVDVQVREMVKLLFSEDEQGGSLEQLLQRFSSQFVSKADLHMLLRDLELQILRNVTHHISVTKHTPTSEAVVSAVSEAGMSGITEAQARAIVNNALKLYSQDKTGMVDFALESGGGSILSTRCSETYETKTALMSLFGIPLWYFSQSPRVVIQPDIYPGNCWAFKGSQGYLVVRLSMMIYPAAFTLEHIPKTLSPTGNISSAPKDFAVYGLENEYQEEGQLLGQFTYDQDGESLQMFQALKRPDDTAFQIVELRIFSNWGHPEYTCLYRFRVHGKPVK; encoded by the exons TTCCAGTTATTCTTCGGATGCTCTGGATTTTGAGACCGAGCACAAATTGGACCCTGTATTTGATTCTCCACGGATGTCCCGCCGTAGTTTGCGCCTGGCTGCGACTGCAGGCACCCCGGGGGATGGCCGGGCTGCGAGTGCCGATGGCTGTGCCAACAACATCATCTCCCTAAAGAACAGAGCAGCCAA aacagCAAAACAGTGCAGAACTGCAAACAAATCAGCTTTTAGCATCAACCACGTGTCAAGGGAGGTCACATCCTCTGGCGTCAGCCACAGCAGCACTGCCAGCCTGCAGGACACTGTGACTCGACGGCCTCCCGTACTGGACGAGTCTTGGATTCGTGAGCAGACCACAGTGGACCACTTCTGGG gtcttgACGATGATGGTGATCTTAAAG GTGGAAATAAAGCTGCCATTCAGGGAAACGGAGACCTGGCAGCAGCCGCCACCGCACACAACGGTTACACCTGCAGCGAATGCAGCATGCTCTCCGAGCGCAAGGACGCGCTCACGGCACACCCCGTAGCCCGTGGGCCCTTGTCAAGAGTTTATTCTAGGGGCAGGAATCAAAAAC GTTACTTCTTGCTGCAGACTCTTCACAGGATCGGAGCCGCGGGGCGGGCTGTGTCCAGGATGGTGTGGTCGGCCCTTTGGCTGGCTGTGATTGCTCCAG GGAAGGCAGCCTCTGGAGTGTTCTGGTGGCTGGGGATTGGATGGTACCAGTTTGTTACTTTGATTTCTTGGCTGAATGTGTTTCTTCTTACCAG GTGCCTTCGAAATATCTGCAAGTTTTTAGTCTTCCTCATCCCGCTCTTCCTTTTACTAG GTCTCTCCTTACGGGGCcaggatgattttttttcatttttgcctgtGTGGAACTGGGTAAGCCTGCATAGAACACAGCAGGTGGATGACCCCAAGGACATACTTAAACCTGCGACTTCTCACCTGAACCAGCCTCTACAG GGTGACAGTGAGGCTTTTCCGTGGCATTGGATGAGGGGCGTGGAGCAGCAGGTAGCCTCTCTGTCTGGACAGTGCCACCACCATGGCGAGAATCTCCGAGAGCTAACTGCCATGCTTCAGAAGCTGCAGGCTCAGGTGGACCAGATGGACAATGGTGCTGCCGGGCTGTCAGCATCAGTCAGAGACGCTGTGGGACAGCACCTAAGGGAG aCTGATGTTGTGGCTTTTCACCAAGAACATGAAGTGCGCATCTCACATTTGGAAGATATTCTGgaaaaactgagagaaaaatCTGAG gCCATCCAGAAGGAACTAGAACAGACCAAGCAAAAAACAGTCAG ATCCAGTGCAGTTGGTGAGCACCTCCAGCTAGAGCTGGATCAGCTGAAGTCAGAGCTGTCCAGCTGGCGACATGTGAGGACTGGCTGTGAGACAGTGGATGCCGTACGAGAAAGA GTGGATGTGCAAGTCAGAGAAATGGTGAAACTCCTGTTCTCTGAAGATGAGCAAGGCGGCTCtctggagcagctgctgcagAGGTTCTCTTCTCAGTTTGTGAGCAAAGCCGACTTGCACATGTTGCTGCGAGACCTGGAGTTGCAGATCCTGAGGAACGTCACCCACCACATTTCTGTGACAAAGCACACCCCTACCTCGGAAGCCGTGGTGTCCGCTGTGAGCGAGGCGGGAATGTCTGGAATAACAGAGGCG CAAGCACGTGCCATTGTGAACAACGCCTTGAAGCTGTATTCCCAAGATAAGACTGGGATGGTGGACTTTGCTCTGGAATCTGGCG GTGGCAGCATCTTGAGTACTCGCTGTTCTGAAACTTACGAAACCAAAACGGCGCTGATGAGTCTGTTTGGAATCCCCCTGTGGTACTTCTCTCAGTCCCCGCGCGTGGTCATCCAG cCTGACATTTACCCTGGTAACTGCTGGGCATTTAAAGGCTCCCAGGGGTACCTGGTAGTGAGGCTCTCCATGATGATCTACCCAGCCGCCTTCACTCTGGAGCACATCCCAAAGACACTGTCGCCAACAGGCAACATCAGCAGCGCCCCCAAGGACTTCGCTGTCTAT GGATTAGAAAATGAGTATCAGGAAGAAGGGCAGCTTCTGGGACAGTTCACCTATGATCAGGACGGCGAGTCGCTCCAGATGTTCCAGGCCCTG
- the SUN1 gene encoding SUN domain-containing protein 1 isoform X20 — translation MDFSRLHMYSPPQCVPENTGYTYALSSSYSSDALDFETEHKLDPVFDSPRMSRRSLRLAATAGTPGDGRAASADGCANNIISLKNRAAKTAKQCRTANKSAFSINHVSREVTSSGVSHSSTASLQDTVTRRPPVLDESWIREQTTVDHFWGLDDDGDLKGGNKAAIQGNGDLAAAATAHNGYTCSECSMLSERKDALTAHPVARGPLSRVYSRGRNQKRGASLYMNRILWLARYTASSFSSFLVQLFQVVLMKLNYESEFYKLKSYESKDCDSESYKSKSHESKGKAASGVFWWLGIGWYQFVTLISWLNVFLLTRCLRNICKFLVFLIPLFLLLAGLSLRGQDDFFSFLPVWNWVSLHRTQQVDDPKDILKPATSHLNQPLQGDSEAFPWHWMRGVEQQVASLSGQCHHHGENLRELTAMLQKLQAQVDQMDNGAAGLSASVRDAVGQHLRETDVVAFHQEHEVRISHLEDILEKLREKSEAIQKELEQTKQKTVRSSAVGEHLQLELDQLKSELSSWRHVRTGCETVDAVRERVDVQVREMVKLLFSEDEQGGSLEQLLQRFSSQFVSKADLHMLLRDLELQILRNVTHHISVTKHTPTSEAVVSAVSEAGMSGITEAQARAIVNNALKLYSQDKTGMVDFALESGGGSILSTRCSETYETKTALMSLFGIPLWYFSQSPRVVIQPDIYPGNCWAFKGSQGYLVVRLSMMIYPAAFTLEHIPKTLSPTGNISSAPKDFAVYGLENEYQEEGQLLGQFTYDQDGESLQMFQALKRPDDTAFQIVELRIFSNWGHPEYTCLYRFRVHGKPVK, via the exons TTCCAGTTATTCTTCGGATGCTCTGGATTTTGAGACCGAGCACAAATTGGACCCTGTATTTGATTCTCCACGGATGTCCCGCCGTAGTTTGCGCCTGGCTGCGACTGCAGGCACCCCGGGGGATGGCCGGGCTGCGAGTGCCGATGGCTGTGCCAACAACATCATCTCCCTAAAGAACAGAGCAGCCAA aacagCAAAACAGTGCAGAACTGCAAACAAATCAGCTTTTAGCATCAACCACGTGTCAAGGGAGGTCACATCCTCTGGCGTCAGCCACAGCAGCACTGCCAGCCTGCAGGACACTGTGACTCGACGGCCTCCCGTACTGGACGAGTCTTGGATTCGTGAGCAGACCACAGTGGACCACTTCTGGG gtcttgACGATGATGGTGATCTTAAAG GTGGAAATAAAGCTGCCATTCAGGGAAACGGAGACCTGGCAGCAGCCGCCACCGCACACAACGGTTACACCTGCAGCGAATGCAGCATGCTCTCCGAGCGCAAGGACGCGCTCACGGCACACCCCGTAGCCCGTGGGCCCTTGTCAAGAGTTTATTCTAGGGGCAGGAATCAAAAAC GCGGTGCATCTTTGTACATGAATAGGATTTTGTGGCTGGCCAGATACACTGCGTcatctttttcatcatttttagtTCAACTTTTTCAAGTTGTTTTAATGAAGCTCAATTATGAATCAGAATTTTACAAATTGAAAAGTTATGAATCAAAAGATTGTGACTCTGAAAGCTATAAGTCAAAAAGCCATGAATCAaaag GGAAGGCAGCCTCTGGAGTGTTCTGGTGGCTGGGGATTGGATGGTACCAGTTTGTTACTTTGATTTCTTGGCTGAATGTGTTTCTTCTTACCAG GTGCCTTCGAAATATCTGCAAGTTTTTAGTCTTCCTCATCCCGCTCTTCCTTTTACTAG cAGGTCTCTCCTTACGGGGCcaggatgattttttttcatttttgcctgtGTGGAACTGGGTAAGCCTGCATAGAACACAGCAGGTGGATGACCCCAAGGACATACTTAAACCTGCGACTTCTCACCTGAACCAGCCTCTACAG GGTGACAGTGAGGCTTTTCCGTGGCATTGGATGAGGGGCGTGGAGCAGCAGGTAGCCTCTCTGTCTGGACAGTGCCACCACCATGGCGAGAATCTCCGAGAGCTAACTGCCATGCTTCAGAAGCTGCAGGCTCAGGTGGACCAGATGGACAATGGTGCTGCCGGGCTGTCAGCATCAGTCAGAGACGCTGTGGGACAGCACCTAAGGGAG aCTGATGTTGTGGCTTTTCACCAAGAACATGAAGTGCGCATCTCACATTTGGAAGATATTCTGgaaaaactgagagaaaaatCTGAG gCCATCCAGAAGGAACTAGAACAGACCAAGCAAAAAACAGTCAG ATCCAGTGCAGTTGGTGAGCACCTCCAGCTAGAGCTGGATCAGCTGAAGTCAGAGCTGTCCAGCTGGCGACATGTGAGGACTGGCTGTGAGACAGTGGATGCCGTACGAGAAAGA GTGGATGTGCAAGTCAGAGAAATGGTGAAACTCCTGTTCTCTGAAGATGAGCAAGGCGGCTCtctggagcagctgctgcagAGGTTCTCTTCTCAGTTTGTGAGCAAAGCCGACTTGCACATGTTGCTGCGAGACCTGGAGTTGCAGATCCTGAGGAACGTCACCCACCACATTTCTGTGACAAAGCACACCCCTACCTCGGAAGCCGTGGTGTCCGCTGTGAGCGAGGCGGGAATGTCTGGAATAACAGAGGCG CAAGCACGTGCCATTGTGAACAACGCCTTGAAGCTGTATTCCCAAGATAAGACTGGGATGGTGGACTTTGCTCTGGAATCTGGCG GTGGCAGCATCTTGAGTACTCGCTGTTCTGAAACTTACGAAACCAAAACGGCGCTGATGAGTCTGTTTGGAATCCCCCTGTGGTACTTCTCTCAGTCCCCGCGCGTGGTCATCCAG cCTGACATTTACCCTGGTAACTGCTGGGCATTTAAAGGCTCCCAGGGGTACCTGGTAGTGAGGCTCTCCATGATGATCTACCCAGCCGCCTTCACTCTGGAGCACATCCCAAAGACACTGTCGCCAACAGGCAACATCAGCAGCGCCCCCAAGGACTTCGCTGTCTAT GGATTAGAAAATGAGTATCAGGAAGAAGGGCAGCTTCTGGGACAGTTCACCTATGATCAGGACGGCGAGTCGCTCCAGATGTTCCAGGCCCTG